Part of the Henckelia pumila isolate YLH828 chromosome 2, ASM3356847v2, whole genome shotgun sequence genome is shown below.
CAACATGATCATTATGCAACCATTTGTCCAAGCTTCCATTAGCCATGAATTCATAAACCAATGCCTTAAAATTGTTCCCCTGGAAGTCTATGCTTTcgcaagcactgaatattttcaaaagGTTTCTATGTCTAATTTCTTTTATTGCATTGCATTCAGACATGAAGCTTTTAGAAGCTCCTCTGATGTCAAGTTTGAGAACCTTCACCGCAATTGACAGTTGTTTGTCATCAACAATTCCTAGGTAAACAGAACCAAATCGGCCTAAGCCAAGAAAATTGGATACCGAGAATCCATCAGTAGCTTTCAGCAGATCTGCATAAGAGAGCCTCAAAAACATGTATTCAAATGATGGCATCGAAGATTGAATTCTCCTTAATTTTCGTCTTCTATAAATGAATGTGTAGATGCTTGAAAATGTAAGGCAGATAGCTCCTGCACCCAACACAGGGATCAATATTTTCAGTAGATTTGTGAAATGTTTCTTCTTGGAATTTATGGCAAATGAGCAGGGAGGAAGGTTTAGGAAAGCTAAACCTCCACACAGATTCTCATTTCCTTCCACTGAAATCGCgcttttattttgaaatattccTTGAGTTGGCACTTGTCCTTGCAGCCTATTGAAGGACAGATTCAAATTCTTGAGATATAACTCATTTCCTAGAAAACTTGGGATGGGCCCTGACAAATTGTTTTGTGAAAGATCCAAGTCTTCCAAGCTCTTCAAAGAATCAAGCTCCGTAGGTATTTGTCCTTGAAGAGAGTTGTTTTCCAGGTGAAGTCGTCCCAGCGCAAGGCAACTGCCCAAAGTGCTAGGTATAACTCCTGATAATCTATTGTCAGACAAGTCCAATTCTAGAAGATTATACAGAGAACCTACTTCTGGTGGAATAGAACCCGTGAAGGCGTTGTGGGCCAAGTTAAGTGAAAGCAAAATGGATGAAAGGCTGCTAACATCTTGAAGTATCGACCCCATGAGATTGTTAAATGAAAGATCTAAGTTTAGCAAGTTGGTGCAATTACTTAAACTTTTGGGAATCATTCCTATCAAGAAGTTGTGGTCCAAGTAAAGTTGGCTCAACAACGTCAAGTTACCTAGAGAAAATGGTATCTCATTTGCCAATTCGTTTCTATGCAGGTCAATTATTTGTGCCTTTCTTAGTTTTCCAAACCACGAAGGAATAGAACCTTGAAGATAATTTCTTGCGAAAGAGATATCGGCCAGACGAATGAGGTTCTGAATACCCCAAGGAATGACtccatgtatttgattttgttcTAAATTTAGGTAGAAAAGATGACTTGAAAGGTTGGCCATGGAGTCTGGCAGAGAACCACTAAAAAGATTATAGGAAGCATCTAGTACTTTAAGATGGCTACAATTTGTCAAAGATGAAATAAAGTTAATATCTCCCTCCATACCATTTGAGAAAATTTGGAGTTGTCGAAGAGATGTAAGCGTGTTGAAATGTTTTAGATTTTGCCCTGTAAAtgtatttgaatataaatctataatttcaaGAAAGGAAGCATTTGAGAGTGAAAGTGGAATGGGTCCATGGAAATAATTCACTGCCAAATTAAAATACTTGAGTCTTGGAAGTGTGAAGCCTATATCCCATGGAATGTTTCCTTGGAGTCTATTGTAGCCCATTACGAAATAAGATATACTGGAAATGTTATATAAACCAGATGGAATTCCGCCATACAAATCGTTAAGCATTAAATCCATAAGCTGTAAGCTCTGAAGACGGGCAAGTGATTCGGGTATTTCTCCTTTCAGCCCACAGTTAAGCAGAGATAGTCCAACAAGATTGGTGAGATTGCCAATAAATGATGGAATATTACCTGGACGGAGATTGTTTGATCCCAAGCCTAAATATTCAAGTTTGAACATAGAGCCTAGCTCCGGGATTATGATTCCCGTGAGGTCGTTGTCGATCAAATTCAGGTAATAAAGATTTGAGCACATGGACAGGTTTCTTGGTATCTCTCCGCTGAAAGAATTATTACTAAATTCAAGAACTTGGAGCCGCCTCAATCCACCAAACTCTTCCGGGATTTCACCGTAAAAGCTGTTGTTTTGTAGTATAAACTTTCGAAGAAAAGAAAGATTACCTAAATGCGGTGGAAGACATCCCACAAGGCCACGGGACATCAAGTTAACAGATACGACTCGGCCTCGATGTTTTCGGCTACACAAAACTCCTTCCCATTCACAAAAATGTACAGTATCATTCCATGACCTCAGAGCCCCTAATGGATCATCACCAATGGCCTTCTTGAAAGCTAGCAGAGCTGAAAAATCAGTTTCATTGCTCAAGCAAGTCGCTGGAGTGGCGGCGAAATACAAGAACAAGATCAGGCTCAACTCCATCAAATGATAAGCTTTGCCATTGTTAGTTTTTTGGTACTAACTTGATGGATTTTCCAATTAGTCTAATTCCAACAAGTTGACCTTCCCTAATTATTATTGCATGaaattaattgcatgcgtgCGTGACATTGAATTTGTTAAGTGATGATACATTTGACTTGCATTTGGAACACCAAGTTTTTTGAAACTTtctagaaaatatatatatatggataatGCTATATtgaaaagaaataatttttaacataagagattttcttaatttaatagTATGTGTAACTCTCTATGTAATactatatgtacatatatgacACAAAATTACTTGCAAAAAAAAAGTGACATTTGTATATTTTACTGATATAGATATAGGTTATAAGCATTGCCATTGTTAGTTTTTGGTACTAACTTGATTGATTTTACATTTACGTCCACAATTTGATTTACCAGTTAGTCTAATTCCAACAAGTATTATTGCATGCAATTAATGACATTGAATTTGATAAGTGATGACGTATTTGACTTGCATTTGGAACACCAATTtgttaatttgaaattttttagaaaatatatcCATACTAATTATATgaacaaatatatttaaattctatATGACATAAAATTAGTTACTCGGGTGAATGAATTTGACAATTGTtcatcttttaaaaaaagaaaaaattgcaaatttagtcctgtatgtttgtcactttgcgattttggtcctctatattttcacatttcagttttagtcctgcacgTTCtgttttttggcaatttcggtcctttttattcgaaaatgcttacgtggcactttatacgtcagctccacatcagcactgaattggtgctacgtcagcgccacgtcggaaaaaaggactaaaattgccaaaaaaataaagatagcggactaaaactaaaatttaaaataaaagactaaaatcgcaaagtgataaacatacaggaccaaaaaagcaattctCCCTTAAAAAAATTGACATTTGCATATGTTATATTGCACGTTGATAATAAATGATGCAGTCATGTCATTAATATAATTATC
Proteins encoded:
- the LOC140883606 gene encoding receptor kinase-like protein Xa21 isoform X1 is translated as MELSLILFLYFAATPATCLSNETDFSALLAFKKAIGDDPLGALRSWNDTVHFCEWEGVLCSRKHRGRVVSVNLMSRGLVGCLPPHLGNLSFLRKFILQNNSFYGEIPEEFGGLRRLQVLEFSNNSFSGEIPRNLSMCSNLYYLNLIDNDLTGIIIPELGSMFKLEYLGLGSNNLRPGNIPSFIGNLTNLVGLSLLNCGLKGEIPESLARLQSLQLMDLMLNDLYGGIPSGLYNISSISYFVMGYNRLQGNIPWDIGFTLPRLKYFNLAVNYFHGPIPLSLSNASFLEIIDLYSNTFTGQNLKHFNTLTSLRQLQIFSNGMEGDINFISSLTNCSHLKVLDASYNLFSGSLPDSMANLSSHLFYLNLEQNQIHGVIPWGIQNLIRLADISFARNYLQGSIPSWFGKLRKAQIIDLHRNELANEIPFSLGNLTLLSQLYLDHNFLIGMIPKSLSNCTNLLNLDLSFNNLMGSILQDVSSLSSILLSLNLAHNAFTGSIPPEVGSLYNLLELDLSDNRLSGVIPSTLGSCLALGRLHLENNSLQGQIPTELDSLKSLEDLDLSQNNLSGPIPSFLGNELYLKNLNLSFNRLQGQVPTQGIFQNKSAISVEGNENLCGGLAFLNLPPCSFAINSKKKHFTNLLKILIPVLGAGAICLTFSSIYTFIYRRRKLRRIQSSMPSFEYMFLRLSYADLLKATDGFSVSNFLGLGRFGSVYLGIVDDKQLSIAVKVLKLDIRGASKSFMSECNAIKEIRHRNLLKIFSACESIDFQGNNFKALVYEFMANGSLDKWLHNDHVEEIECESSRNLSITQKLNILIDVASAVEYLHHGTNIIVIHGDLKPNNILLDENMTAHVGDFGLAKVISNIYPAYEGSSSSMAIKGTFGYIPPEYGMSNSMTMQGDVYSFGILVLEMFTNIRPTDDAALNGHSSLHHLMIHALRSQEMNIVDQIFDLHEHTDQNMEMKIKNCLNSVLEIGVACTMELPKDRMTMTDVVLELDKLRKVYLAE
- the LOC140883606 gene encoding receptor kinase-like protein Xa21 isoform X2; its protein translation is MSSTAFSGEIPRNLSMCSNLYYLNLIDNDLTGIIIPELGSMFKLEYLGLGSNNLRPGNIPSFIGNLTNLVGLSLLNCGLKGEIPESLARLQSLQLMDLMLNDLYGGIPSGLYNISSISYFVMGYNRLQGNIPWDIGFTLPRLKYFNLAVNYFHGPIPLSLSNASFLEIIDLYSNTFTGQNLKHFNTLTSLRQLQIFSNGMEGDINFISSLTNCSHLKVLDASYNLFSGSLPDSMANLSSHLFYLNLEQNQIHGVIPWGIQNLIRLADISFARNYLQGSIPSWFGKLRKAQIIDLHRNELANEIPFSLGNLTLLSQLYLDHNFLIGMIPKSLSNCTNLLNLDLSFNNLMGSILQDVSSLSSILLSLNLAHNAFTGSIPPEVGSLYNLLELDLSDNRLSGVIPSTLGSCLALGRLHLENNSLQGQIPTELDSLKSLEDLDLSQNNLSGPIPSFLGNELYLKNLNLSFNRLQGQVPTQGIFQNKSAISVEGNENLCGGLAFLNLPPCSFAINSKKKHFTNLLKILIPVLGAGAICLTFSSIYTFIYRRRKLRRIQSSMPSFEYMFLRLSYADLLKATDGFSVSNFLGLGRFGSVYLGIVDDKQLSIAVKVLKLDIRGASKSFMSECNAIKEIRHRNLLKIFSACESIDFQGNNFKALVYEFMANGSLDKWLHNDHVEEIECESSRNLSITQKLNILIDVASAVEYLHHGTNIIVIHGDLKPNNILLDENMTAHVGDFGLAKVISNIYPAYEGSSSSMAIKGTFGYIPPEYGMSNSMTMQGDVYSFGILVLEMFTNIRPTDDAALNGHSSLHHLMIHALRSQEMNIVDQIFDLHEHTDQNMEMKIKNCLNSVLEIGVACTMELPKDRMTMTDVVLELDKLRKVYLAE